The segment acagacagacagacagacacagaaagagagacagacagacagacacagacagacaggacagacaggacagacagagagatttAAACATAGAgtcatggtgatggtgatggagatGATCATCACCTTGTGACGTCATGATGACAGTGTGTGGTGAAAGTGAAGGATTGTGGGAGTTGATCACCTGACTGTCGAggccaagcagcagcagcatgatgaAGAAGAGCACTGCCCACAGCGGTGACCCGGGCAACAGCGAGACTGCCTTTGGATACGCGATGAAGgccagacctggacctggaccacAACACAGACATTACTGAACACCACTGATCAATGATTATTGATTGACTGGTGAATGGCGATTAGTTAGTTTCAGTCCTGATCATTCCATATCTAGAGGTTTTATGTCCCGCCCAACTTTGAAAGTGtctatccatcatccatccatcttctaccacttattCAAGTTCAGGTCGCTGGGGCagcagcttgagcagagaagcccaCACTTTTCTCTCCCCTCCCACTTCGTCCAGCTCTTCCTTGGGAATCCTGAGGCATTCCAAGGGCAGCCGAAAGCTATAGTCACCTTGGTCTTCCTGGGGGCCTCCTCCTGGTGGGACATGCCCGAAACACCTCACCAATGAGGCGTCCAGGAGGCAAGCTAACCAGATGCGGAGGTGCAGAGGCTCTATTCTGAGCCCCTCCCAGAAGACCGAGCCCAGACACCCTGCGGAGGAAACTAATTTCGGTCGCTTGCATCCGCAATCCTGTTCTTCTGGTCACGACCCACAGCTCGTGGTGAGGGTAGGAACGTAGATCGACCGGTAAATCCTTCTTCACCATGACGGACCGATGCAGAGCCTGCATTACTGTGGTCACCGATCCCACCTGTcgaagaccccgagatacttgaattCCTCCATTTGGGGAAAGATCTCATCCCGACTTGATCAATACCATGGTCTCGGATTTGGAGGTGCTGATTCTCATTAACAGCTGGGTGTGAACATTCTCCAACGAGAGTTGTAGGTCAGGACCCAGTGAAGCAAACAGGTCCATATTATGTGCAAAGAGCAGTGAGCCAATTCTCAGTCCACCACACCGGACCCCCACAACACCCTGGCTGCATCTAGAAGTTCTGTCCATAAAAGTGGGGATTGGGTGCTGCCGATCTCAACTTGGGACGTTGTGGGTTGGGGGTGGGAGTACTTTGAAGACCCCCTCAATCCCACCAACATGCCTTCCAATAAGGAAGCTTAGTCTGGGGACTCAGAGGTGGGCTCTCCTATCTCTGGGGCTGAGGTGGCCAAAGTGGTTAAAAAGCTCCTCAGTTGCAGAACCCCAGTGGTGAATGAGATCCACCTGGAGTTCCTTAAGGACTGTCTTGGTTGACGGTCTCTGTAGCATCAGGTGGGACAGTGCCTCTGGATagcaaactggggtggtggtCTCCTTCTTTAAGTAGGGGACTGGAGGGTGTGTTCCAATTACAGTGGGATCACACTCAGCCTCCCGGGTAAGGTCTATCCGGGGGAGAGGAGGGATAGTTGAACCTTAGGACTCTCTACTCCACAGAGTCCTGGAGGGTTCATGGAAGTTTGCCCAACCTGTCTACAAGTGTCcccattcattcaaatatcagtttgtaaaccactcactctcccacaccaaagtccatagagaaaattacaAACCGATTcagtccagcctacatccaggacatgatcaaaaccactccgctctgcatcggcaaaccggcttgctgcccccttactgagaggatcgcagaggcaatcacagaactcgagactgtttgctgtcctagctcccaaatggtggaacgagctccccatcgacatccggcagaaagcctccacatcttccgccgccgactaaaaacacatttcttgcgaCTCTAccacgacgacaaaaaaaaccccacttgcttatacatcgcacttatgactagcactttatagtttggcttacttgaagctcttacttacttctagctcttgtttgtacccaaatgtttaaatgcacttattgtaagtcgcttcggataaaagcgtctgctaaatgacatgtcatgtaatgtaatgtaaaatcagtgattttagctcacagggacacaggagctgctggtctactgctgcctcgtgtggtcactttgtgtcactgaggtaaatccgaacaaaggatttcaaaccctgaagtgacaaaataagacatttgaacttagtgatggaggcagcagtggatcaacaactcctgcaACTCCCGTGTGCTTTGatgtcaaaatcactgattttctctatggggtttgatgtgggagagtgagtggtttacagacttcagtttgcCGTCTCCTCAGAAGGAAACACTGCAGATctgattctctgtgtgtgtgtgtgtgtgtgtgtgtgtgtgtgtgtttacctgatTTAACCACCTGTGAGATTTCAACTCCCTGCTCTGCAGCCATGAAGCCCAGAGTAGAGAAGACGACAAAACCAGCGAAGAAACTGGTTCCACTGTTGACGAAGGCGAGGATGAAGGCGTCTCTgcacaaacaagacaacacacacttcatccatcgtgtgcgtgtgtgtttctatttttgtggggacattttgtgagGTCCCATGAGGTTAAAGGGCGATTTTCATGGTTAAGACCTGGTCTTAGGGTTAAGGTTATTCTAAGGGGTCAGGATTATGTCGATGAGGTTttagaaaagcaaaacaatgtgtgtgtgtgtgtgtgtgttgtacttgTGGCAGTCGTTGTCAAAGCGGTTGTAGCTTCCCAGCGCCGTCAGAGCACCAAGGCCGATTGCGTACGAGAAGAAGACCTGTGTCCCGGCGTCTATCCACACctgcacagaggtcagaggtcgaaTCTTGTCTTAATCGTTGAGTCAAAGTCACAGAGAAGAATCAAACATGGCAGTTTCTACCACCATGTTATAAACAGATCAGAcacagtgagtcagtgtgtgtttggttggtTATTTGTTCGTTGTAACAGTTGTAAACGTCTGGTTATTTCTCTTTTCCTGGACGactgaagtctgaagaaacaacCAGGAGCCTCGTAATCATGTAGAAGGACATACACAGTCACAGCAGCCTGGCTCCTCCCCGTTATGGGATGTCATCCCATTAATGTGGTCACTCTGACAGCAACTGCACGTCCAAGCTGATCCCACACATGTtcaatggggttgaggtcaggaggtcaggGGGTCATTCCATCCTCTCCAGCTGTCATCCTGGAGGACGGAGGACGGTCACAGGCTGTGGAGACGTCTcatttcttcagacttcaattGTCCAATAAACGacaccaaacaaaaataaagtgtttgtcaTCGACACAAATTTAACTCTGCTGCTTAACGTTCAACGACAAAGACTTGatctaacaaacacacactgactcacttttTCTGATCagatgttttacacacacacacacacacacacacacacgcacacacacacacaaacagaccttAGCCTGGGACAGCTTGGACCAGTCAGGACTGATAAAGTACATGATTCCATCATAAGCACCAGGGAGAGTCACACCTCTGACCAGCAGGATGAAGAGGGCCAGGTACGGGAAGGTGGCTGTGATGTAGaccacctgagacacacacacaaacacacacacactcacctgggGAATGTAATTGGTGTTGCTTTGGTTCACAGACATAAACGTTGGCTTTTCAGCATCAACATCGGCGAAACAAAGTTCcttaacgcacacacacaaacatacagaaacacacaaaaccacacacacacataccttcCCGGTGGATTTGACTCCCttccacacacagaaataaacaatcACCCACGCGGCCATTAAACACAGCAGGATCTCCCAGTTCAGACGTCCAGGTTCATCCAAACCAGACGAGATGTCCAGCACCTTGTTCctggacagacagagaacaggtgagggacagacagaggacaggtgagcagcagtgtgtgttgtaatgatgtcttctgtcttcttctcGTCTCTGATCACTAACATGCTGCAGTTCAAATGTTGACAGAAGACTCAGTGAGGACAAcatcattaaatattcatttcGTCTTTTAATTCAACAACACAATCAACGTCATCAATGCCCCGCCCACTACCACTTGCCCCGCCCCCCTGACAGAAGACAGAACTTACTCCCAGAACTCGACGATGGGTGAGCTTGCGTTTGCCAGCTGGGCACAGGTCATGTTGCCGGTGATGGTGATGTTGGCGAGGCTGCGGTTTTTACAGTCCTGGTGCTGGAAAGTCTCCACGCAGCTGGGTGTGTTCCATTCGTTATCACAGGTGGACCAGGGCAGGGTGGAGCTAAATGACTTGACCAGGTAGTAGAGGCCCCAGGCCAACACCATGATGTAGTAGGTGTTACAGAAAAACACGATGACCATGGAGGCGTAACCCAGACCTGAGGGGCGTGGACAGCGTGTCACATGACTCCCTTCATTCTGCACATACATGTGTTCAATCACAGACTGGCtcaatgttttttgtaaatcaaatgttaccatggcaacacaacCTCAGCTGggatattgatattgattgaTATCAAAGtgtcacctttaaaaagtgGCGCGATGTTCCACACGTTGATTCCGCCGGCCTTCATGAACTGACCCAGAGAGATTTCTAGGAAGAAGACGGGGATTCCTCCAACGAAGACGAAGAGCAAGTAAGGAATCAGGAAGacacctgcaggacacacacacatacacacatacacacacacacacacacacacacacacacacacacacactatcagaacaaatatacacacacacacacacacacactatcagaACAAATATACGACAGGACCTATGACACAGGCCTACAACAGGACCTACGACACAAGCCCTCACAACAGGACATACGACACAGGCCTACAACAGGACCTACGACACAGGCCTACAACAGGACCTACAACACAAGCCTCCTACGACAGGACCTACGACAGGACCTACAACACAGGCCTACGACAGGACCTACAACACAGGCCTACAACAGGACCTACAACACAGGCCTACGACAGACCTAAGAAACAAGTCCCCTACGACGGGACCTACGACACAGGCCTACAACAGGATCTATGACAGGACTTACGACACATGCCTACAACAGGTCCTACGACACAGGGCTACAACAGGACTTATGACACAGGGCTACAACAGGACCTAAGAAACAAGTCCCCTACGACAAGACCTACAACACAGACCTACGACAGGACCTACGACACAGGCCTACAACAGGATCTACGACAGGACTTATGACACAGGCCTACAGCAGGACCTATGACAGGACTTACGGCACAGGCCTACAACAGGACCTACGACACAGGCCTACCTACGCCAGGAGCTATGACACAGGCCTACGACAGGATCTACGACACAGGCCTACTTACGACAGGACCTACGACACAGGCCTACTTACGACAGGACCTACAACACAGGCCTACAACAGGACTTACAACAGGGCCTACTAATTCtgtaaatgctttgtttttgggGAAAAACTCACAAATGTCAACTCTCATGTAGACCAATCACAGACTGTCTCAATGGGGGAGGGCcttcagctgtgtgtttgtgtgtgcatgttagcatgtgtgtgttacctcctcCATTCTCATAGCACAGGTACGGAAACCTCCAAACATTTCCAAGTCCTACAGCGAAGGCAACGCAAGACATGATGAAGTCCATCTGCCGGGTCCATGTCTCCCGCTCCTGGTATACTGGCCCCACCCCCGGGACCACGCCTTCTTTCTTGTCTGGACCATCGCCGGAGTTCGTCAACACGACCATCTGTGGGACGTTAGGTGCTGCTGAGGACACATACTCATCACCATTGGATGGGTTCTTCTTGGTCTCCTCCAGGAAAACCAGAGAAACAGGGGAGGCGGGAAGACTCTCCATCGGAAACCAGAACCAGTTCACAAAACTAGTCTCAGTCCAGAAACCTGGCTAGAACCAGAACCAGTAGTACAAAAACCACTGAAGAGCAAGTCTCTCCACTATGTGGAGACATAACTGTGACATGGTGGTAACAGAACTCTAGATGATTTCATCCTTTCATCatcaaacatttctttttccttttatgaTCGTTGTCATCTGTGAGTCACACATGGAGAAATGCTGCCACCTATCTGTCTGAATGAATGACTTCATGCACTTCTATGAACATCAGCCAGTGGAGTTCTTACCTAAAGATACAATCGTCCACAcctggtgagtgagtgagagagagtgcgtgagagtgcgtgtgtgtgagtgtacagaCTGGAATaagacgcattcctaccaacgAAGAAGAGAACGTTGCTACATCGACATcagtgagagaaaagaaacaaacaggaagtttgtgattttactcagtttaatatttgtttggttaaactttacattaaaatgtaaaaaaagcaaaaacaaaactgtttaaaacattttaaaaaaaacaaatacaaaaacaatatgaaaatatgaaaatatcttttttcttattttaacttgagtgggtttttttacagtgtgaggtcattttggttatttttgtttttgtgtaacagaaaaatatttttgaaataactcaaaaacagggagcgccctctggtggacaaacaaaatcaaatactgtgttgatctggtttaaaaaaagagaatttaaataaagtgcaacaaatgtgttgttttgtaacaaacaaaaaactcacGTTAACAACAAAACTCTAATCTAATAAAGATCTAtaataataaagagaaaaacaagaaactcatttaaagtggactGTTCAGATCTTTGTTCCTACCGATaataattatttacattacatttttaagatTAATATTTCTGAAGAAAAAATAGAGATGTTACTCttatacaaatgtaaacaagagacttattaaaaatattatgtatgtacatgttaaaataaaatctaatgaatcaaatgttaaaatgtttgattCAGGATTTCTCAAAgtgtttttcattatcattaatattaacattattattattatcatcattattattagtttaacATCTTGTAATTTCTTGTTTGTTGCATCGTCTTCCACGGTGTTTGTTTGAGTTTATTTTGCGTACAGTTAGCGTCATGTGATCAACGGCCATGGCCGTCATGTTCCAGTAAcagccagaggaggaggagccaaatGTGATGACATCAGCAGTTTGAGGGCCAGCAGCTGATCAATCAGGAGCCTTTCTGCTTACCCGcacacctgagagagagagagagagaaagagagagagaggaagagcttGTCAGGAcatacggtggccttcacagaccacACAGTTGGAAACACTTTCAAAACTCCCTCTTTCTTGTTTCCTCTTTCATTTTGTGCAGCAGGTTtttatgtgggcggagcctttcCTCCTCATTTGCATACCAATCTTGCTGTTAAAAATCAAAGGTCAAAAGGAAACCAGTTTAAAATGGTTTTGGACCAGTTTAAACCAACTGATCAAACACAGCATGTTGATGGTGAAGGGGTGTGGTTTACTGGGAGCTGTGGAGGCGGAGCCACAATTCTACGGCAGGTTCTTCTTTATGGTCCATGTGCAGGAACCAGAAAAACTCCTCCTACATTCAGCAGTGACTCCTCCCAATCATCATCTACACCACTGTTTCTCTAGAAGCATCACCAGGGGGTGGAGCCAatcattgaagaaaaaaaaaggcagatgtGAATTTTGTTAAAAGGGTAAATGTCACAAGTATGGAAGCTCAGAGCGGCCAAAATAAGTGGATTGTGTTGGAGAGACACAAGGGGGAGGGGCATCTTTCTGTCCGTCATTAAGGTTGTTTTCGTAACATTagttcatgtttcctgtttttccgtaaaatgttgaaaaaacgAGCTGGAAGAGGGaaacaacatgtttacattagAGAGGGGGTGGAGCCTAAAGGCCAAACTATAAGTGGGTGGGTTTTTCTGGGCAAATATGTTCAGGCAAGCCGGTCAGAGGTCAAAACATCAACAGTGAGGTGTCctgataaaaatgataaatgataaaacataaatgttacatatcagagaaaaaaaccaacacattcaGGCACCGCCCCTTTCTGATCACATAataatcttatttattttataaatatttttccCTTTAAGAGAAAAAGACGACAGACTCAGGgtcaaataataacaaacaaacaaacaaacaggaagaggaagtggacCACTTCCTGTGATGTTTCAACaggccagcaggtggcgctgcaGACATTAGAACTTTACAACATGTGCTTttgatttaaattcatttacattaaataaaataaaacacgatACATTTTTCTTTGATGTCATTAAATCATTATCATTTCAACAAACTCATCATTTTAATCTGACGTCCAATTTTTTCCTCGCGATAATTAActccagaaaagaaaaagtcattttgaCAAACGACAGTCTGATAATCAGACTAACGACAGTCAGATTATCAGACTAACGACAGTCTGATTATCAACAATATCATTTGATCTTTATCAATATGTATCAAAATGGATTATTGATCACGGTCAGATGTCACAGATTTGCCGTCGTCATGGCGACAACTGAATCCTggctctgtgattggtcgacACAAACTTCCtgcgtttcctcttcctcctcgttcACCTTCACCGAGAACATTAACTCGTCAACTCAGTT is part of the Solea solea unplaced genomic scaffold, fSolSol10.1 scaffold_83, whole genome shotgun sequence genome and harbors:
- the LOC131452454 gene encoding sodium- and chloride-dependent creatine transporter 1-like produces the protein MESLPASPVSLVFLEETKKNPSNGDEYVSSAAPNVPQMVVLTNSGDGPDKKEGVVPGVGPVYQERETWTRQMDFIMSCVAFAVGLGNVWRFPYLCYENGGGVFLIPYLLFVFVGGIPVFFLEISLGQFMKAGGINVWNIAPLFKGLGYASMVIVFFCNTYYIMVLAWGLYYLVKSFSSTLPWSTCDNEWNTPSCVETFQHQDCKNRSLANITITGNMTCAQLANASSPIVEFWENKVLDISSGLDEPGRLNWEILLCLMAAWVIVYFCVWKGVKSTGKVVYITATFPYLALFILLVRGVTLPGAYDGIMYFISPDWSKLSQAKVWIDAGTQVFFSYAIGLGALTALGSYNRFDNDCHKDAFILAFVNSGTSFFAGFVVFSTLGFMAAEQGVEISQVVKSGPGLAFIAYPKAVSLLPGSPLWAVLFFIMLLLLGLDSQFVGVEGFVAGILDLFPVQHQHRYKREITLVICCLLCLIIGISMVTQGGMYVFTLFDYYSASGMTLLWQAFWECVIVAWVYGADRYMDDIARMIGYRPFFWVKWCWLFVTPCVCMSIFLFHLITYKRLTYNNVYVYPWWGEVIGWLLALSSMLCIPLTFIYKLFRAKGSFAERWSYLTTPVWGAHHLEYMATPLTPGIDQLQSSISSRLAHDMSPP